A genomic window from Aricia agestis chromosome 8, ilAriAges1.1, whole genome shotgun sequence includes:
- the LOC121729666 gene encoding E3 ubiquitin-protein ligase RNF169-like gives MAAKSKKRLSKIENKLTKLDNLELKDIICSICQSILIEPVTLPCYHDFCFRCFHGSIQNNALCCPLCRLRIGSWLRTATKQNNLVNKQLWNFIKTKFSNDIDKKVRGEELDLPNETPLPRISEPGEIRLEYEAELKRLREERLRLEEKQILETQQLIRKLHQEEEEAHKRYLERLKQDELLAKQIQKENDIDPMESSSDPKRLKDSKKCKLKPMKIDSYLTKLGASCSVSISQSADEESAKTTTEIKDNNVSPEMVPNYSKLLKNYVGKSIRTEMNVWNKENGNKKGEQVTDKKEKSNELSTSRNKNGLLSLLVSLPLPQTRIAEAHKIKKKNIETDSVDSMQQELCYFKPIEGSTPISFASNKDLPLRIPSVRPEPDESISPKVITPTRDQYLEELYNLRKLSLELKLPSAFVIAPNILKPKEQNIKLSPKSKSKKGGVIPNLKDNKSQYSLRRTRSMGSITKDNEVTPKKKGKERKACSDRKPYLRSDTRKPNKACSPLVVEEFMNNNKIKSAVKNLSSPLENCDVKCIVQEQLRIEMMIEQEQKDLELAKKMDAEWNGRRQPRRAANKRQMTINYALRPAKKLKV, from the exons ATGGCGGCCAAGTCAAAGAAGCGGCTGtccaaaattgaaaataaattaacaaaattagatAATTTAGAACTTAAAGATATTATTTGCAGCATTTGTCAGTCAATTCTAATAGAGCCAGTTACGTTGCCATGTTACCATGATTTCTGTTTTCGTTGCTTTCATGGAAGTATCCAAAATAACGCTTTGTGTTGTCCTCTATGTCGCCTAAGAATAGGTTCTTGGCTGAGGACagcaacaaaacaaaacaatttagTGAATAAACAACTATGGAATTTCATTAAAACTAAATTTTCAAATGATATAGATAAAAAGGTTAGAGGAGAGGAGTTAGACTTGCCTaatg AAACACCATTGCCTCGTATAAGTGAGCCTGGGGAAATTCGCCTAGAATACGAAGCCGAACTTAAAAGATTGAGAGAAGAAAGATTACGTCTTGAAGAAAAGCAAATTTTAGAAACACAACAACTTATAAG AAAACTACACCAAGAAGAGGAGGAGGCTCATAAAAGATATTTGGAAAGATTAAAGCAAGATGAGTTACTGGCAAAACAGATACAAAAAGAGAATGACATAGATCCTATGGAATCAAGCTCAGATCCCAAAAGATTAAAAGATTCTAAAAAATGTAAGCTGAAGCCTATGAAAATTGACAGTTACTTGACTAAGTTAGGAGCTTCATGTTCTGTTTCAAT ATCACAGTCAGCAGATGAAGAGAGTGCTAAGACAACTACAGAAATAAAAGATAACAATGTTTCTCCTGAGATGGTGCCAAATTACAGTAAACTCTTGAAAAACTATGTGGGAAAAAGCATAAGAACAGAAATGAATGTGTGGAATAAAGAAAATGGTAATAAAAAG GGTGAACAAGTAACAGATAAGAAAGAAAAGTCAAATGAATTAAGCACTTCAAGAAATAAGAATGGTCTGCTTTCCCTACTTGTTTCCCTACCTCTCCCTCAAACAAGAATAGCAGAAGCCCACAAAATAAAGAAGAAAAACATTGAAACTGACAGTGTAGATTCAATGCAACAAGAGTTATGTTATTTTAAACCAATAGAAGGAAGCACTCCTATAAG cttTGCCAGTAATAAGGATTTACCATTACGAATACCAAGCGTAAGACCGGAGCCCGATGAGAGCATTTCACCTAAAGTCATAACACCAACTCGAGATCAGTACTTGGAAGAGCTCTACAATTTAAGGAAATTGTCATTAGAGCTCAAACTTCCATCCGCATTTGTTATAGCTCCTAACATCTTGAAACCCAAGGAG cAAAACATTAAATTAAGTCCAAAATCAAAATCTAAGAAAGGAGGTGTTATACCTAATTTAAAAGATAACAAATCTCAATACTCCTTAAGACGTACTAGATCTATGGGAAGCATAACAAAAGATAATGAGGTTACACCTAAAAAGAAAGGGAAGGAGAGAAAGGCATGTTCAGACAGGAAGCCATATCTAAGAAGTGATACGAGAAAGCCAAACAAAGCTTGTAGTCCTTTGGTGGTGGAGGAGTTTatgaacaataataaaattaaatcggCTGTGAAAAATTTGTCTAGTCCTTTGGAAAATTGTGATGTAAAATGTATAGTGCAAGAGCAACTGCGTATCGAAATGATGATTGAGCAGGAGCAAAAAGACCTAGAGCTTGCAAAAAAGATGGACGCCGAATGGAATGGACGGAGGCAGCCTCGACGAGCTGCAAACAAACGACAAATGACAATTAATTACGCACTTAGACCTGCAAAGAAATTAAAAGTATAG